The window AGGTTTTTTTTTCTCTATGAATTTCAGAATATTTGGGGACTTGGGGACTAGAATTTTGAGTTTGTTTAATCAGTTTCCTTCCCGATAGCGATATCTGATGTGAGATTTTGGTGACTTACAGTATGCCAATATAGATAAATAATGACGCCTTTCATACTCTGTAATGATCTAGTCTCTGTTACTGCTATTTTTCGTATAAAAGTCATACTTTAATATGCAAAGTTTTAACATTTAATGTGAAGGTAATTCAGATCCATGAGGTAATTTATTCGATAAATACTGAAGATAAATATTGATACTATTTATCTTTAAATaaccttataaaaaaaaataaaaatcaaaaggatAAATAAATAACTATGCCTTTCATATGCTTTAATGACAGTATCTGCTGCTACTTATGTTCGTGTAATGTCGTACTTTTATATGCAAAAAATTTCACGTTGATGTGAAGGTAATTCAAAATCTAGGTGAAATTTTATTCTGCTTTGTCTAAGGTGTTTGCAAATTCATGAACATACATTGTGAGCCACTGAGAGAGTTCCTTTTGTATAATTGTGGGTCAGGCTATGGTCAAGCGACTGGATTTATATGGCAAGTTAACTGGTCATGAAGGATGTGTAAACACAATAGACTTCAATGCCACCGGTGATGTTCTTGTCTCGGGTTCTGATGATAGAAGAGTGATACAATGGGACTGGGCAACGAGAACCTCAAAGTTGTCTTATCCATCAGGTCACATGGACAATATATTCCAGGCAAAGTTCATGCCCTTCACGGATGATCGTAAAATAGTAACTGCATCCGCTGATGGTCAGGTATGTTTGCCATCTTACGCACTATAATATATGGAACATGCGAGACAGAAAACATAGAGCAAATGCTTTATTGAATGGTTCTGGCAATAGTATTTAAATGCGACATTTTCTTTTGTCCAAGTATAATTTTACACACATTTGTTATCTGCATATATATACATTCAGCTGTAGTTTCTGTATAATGAAGCGATACTTTAGACCTGCTGAGTCTGCTGCTTCATATCTCTAATTTGACAAAGGCAAAAGAAGATGATTGTGGCTCTGACTCCTATGTGCTTATTTTCAACGTATTGCAAGCACTGCTGCAGGTGAGGCTTGGTTTATTGCTGGAGAATGGTCGGGTAGAAACAAAAAGAGTAGGAAAGCACCAAGGTCGTGTACATAAGCTTGCTGTGGAACCAGGAAGTCCCTACATACTTTATAGCTGCGGTGAAGATGGTTTTGTTCAACACGTAGGTCGCCACGCGCTTCTTTACTTGTTACATTGTTCTCTTTTCATGTTATTTTGCCGTGACTTGCATTATTGTGCAGTATGATCTGCGCAGTAATTCTTCCTCAAAGCTTTTACGTTGCTCGTCATTTGCGGAAAACAATAAACACTCGAGCAGCATAAGGTTGAATGGCATTGTGATAGACCCAAGAAATCCTAACTACTTTGCTGTAGGAGGTTCCGATGAATATGCGCGTGTATATGACATCAGAATGTACCAAATGGATGCAAGAACCAGTTCGGATAGGCCAATCAACACATTTTGTCCTCATCACCTGATTAAGACAAATGATGTTCATATTACAGCACTGACTTACTCAAACACAAGTGAATTGCTGGTTTCATACAATGACGAACTGATATACTTGTTTCAGAAGAACATGGGATTGAGTCCGGCTCCTTTGTCTTTGCAAGGTGAAGACTTGGACAAGCTGGAAAAACCACAGGTTTATTCAGGACACAGAAATTCACAGACAGTTAAAGGAGTGAGTTTCTTTGGTCCGAATGATGAATATGTATTGACCGGGTCTGATTGTGGGCATATATTTATCTGGAAGAAAAAGGACGCCAAGCTTGTCCGCTTGATGGTCGGTGATAGGCACATTGTAAATCAGCTTAAGCCCCATCCCTGTATCCCTGTTCTTGCTACATGTGGAATAGAAAAGACCATAAAGATTTGGGCTCCCACATCCAAAGATGTTACTCCTTTGCCTCCTGATGTTCAAGAGGTGCAAATCCTAGTACTTCTGTTAAAGTTTTCATGTTTGTCTAATACCTGATGACTTATGATTTCTCCACTTTGTCTTGATCTAAGCAGATAATGGAAGCTAATAGGCGAGGCCGAGAGGACCACTCAAGGGTTACACTCACCCCAGACATGATAATGCATGTTTTACGTCTGCACAGGAGGCAAGCACTGGCTTATATTGAGAGACGAGAAAATTCGGAGGATGTTGATAGTGACGAGGATGAAGAGGGAGGCGCTTTTGTGTTAGGATTCTCAGATGGTGAGGAGGGAGAAAATTCCGAATGCAGCATTAGCTAGTCCATATGTTTCTTATCCGCCAGCacaattttctttttctgttttacTTCGTGTCCTCGCTGAGGGCCATTTTTGCTCCTATCATGGCTCGGTCAGTTCATGCATCTTATAGTGGTTGAGCATTCACATGTTCAGGGAAACATCTTTCTTTAAAGTTGGTGCTTGCTGCCATGTTCCAGCAAACATGGTTAATAAGTGGGTGGTGTAATCTGTAGCCACTTAAATCAAATTGAATAGTTCATCTGTAAATTCTTCTATCCTGTCCTGGCCAAAGTATAAGAGAATGGTTTAATCTTGAAAGTTTGTTCCTTTTCAGAATCCATCATTTACTTGGTATATGTGCTTGTAGTTCTGTGGACTTCATTATCTGGAGTCAACTCAAGTCCAAAGCTATTATCTTATCTTGCATTATCTATTTTGACATTGCACAGCAACAAAGTTGCTAACCGATAATTTTGCACCAATTTACGCCCTTTTGCCTGTATTTTCTCACTTATTTAAAGAACTCATTTGCTCTCTTTCCTAAGAGCTTATCAACTCATGTATAACTGAATAAAGCACAATATTTCACACTATGACAGATGTATATGCTTCTTAAATTATACTAATAAGTACTCCTTTCATTTACTGGGCATATCATTTGGTTTGTCGTCCATATTTTTGTACTTGTAAAAGGAAGCAACcacaaggaaataaatgaagagCCAGAAGACATTGTCCATTCTTCCATCATTGATATTGTCATGGTTGATTGTCTTTGAACCAGATCAATCAACACGTTCCCCAAATAGAACGCGATGCCAATAAACAATGAGACCATTGCAGTAGAGGTGTTCTTCAATGATGTTGGAAAATCTTGGTAAAAAAACGCGATATGTCCTGGAAAATGGAATCCTTCTTCGATTCCATTCAAAGCTAGCTGTGGCAATAGCCAAAAGACTGATAATGGAACAATAGCATCCTTTTGTCCTTGGAGGTGGTGTGATCTACCTATTCTCAGTCGCCAAGACTCCACCATAAGTGATATTCggcttaaagtatgtatatttataaGCATATTGCCTCGCATTTTACTCATGTTTCATAAATTTCGGATGTGTAATGTAATAATTTGTTAGTTCgtggtatttttatgtgtagaAGTCATCCGGAGATAATGTGGGACGAAGGTGCACGATTTGAAGCAAAAAGGGAACAAAGTGAAAAATTTGGACAGTGTAACACCCAGGGTAGTGTGGGGCATTATCTGTGGCGCAGTTTTCAGaattcccagcgccagggctagcgccgcACGCTACCCTGGGTGCTGGGTGACAGGAACTTGTCCTATTTCGTTCGGGACTTGGTTATTTCGACCCAAGAcgccccaactcgtataaaagcaaGTTATAAATCTATTTTGGAGGGGGAGACACCACTTTGAGAGAAAAATACAAGTACGAAACCCTCAGGAGCACGATTGTCATCAATTCTTCCATCCTTCATTTAGTATTCATAGCTATTATGTTTGAAAACAATATTTTGATTATtgttatgaacatgagtggctaagaacctcaTTATTCTAGGGTTATGGGTCGTTCTTGACTATAGTAATTTGAcggttgattgttttgcttgatTTTATCATACTAATttgtttattcaatcttgcacttaattattctaTTGCGTAGCTAACAATAGAGTACTATTTACGAATTTATAGTTGAACTTGAAAGTGAAAActatagattgcatataggattgagtagagtaAGTTCTTGAATTCGGACATTGGAGAATAGATTCACGCGCGATTAGGATAGATATATTCTAGTTGTCTTACTTGATTATTTTTTCTAGGAAATATATATGTGTTTTTGTCAAGTTTGATTCTATAGACATATAGTCTTAGGGTGGCTTGAATAGGCGAGCGAAGCGTCGAAAGAAATTTGCGATCATAATAAACTATGTTAATCAACATATTAGATAAGTCAAGTGATTACATCAACCGGAAAAACGCAATAGGAGAGACGTTAATCCCATAATTTTTTCTAAGTGTTGTTTGCTCCACTTGCGATCTTATTTTCTTACTTGCTTATTAGTTCGTAGTAATTTAGTTACAAAAATCACAATCATCTTCTTCACACTCAATTGAgcattaaatttataaatagctTGGATTGGACAATAGTTAATCATAAATCCTCGTGGGAATGATACtttcttatcactttattacttgtcgaccacgtatacttgtgtgtgcgttTGGACCCAACGCGCTTTTGGCGATGTTGCCGGGGATATAGAAATTAACTATTTGTCTGAAAtacgcttttatttatttttgttcgaGTGTTAATTTGTTTGACTGTTTCTGACTCTACAGGTGTTCACCTTGAATGCTAAGAAGAAGCAACAATTTGAACAACCTTCCTCTTCCTGATCCTAAATTTTAAAGACTCTTCCACAATTAAGGAGGGAGGCAGAAAAAAGAGCAAGAATTGCAGAGTTGCATTGTAGTCCAACCATATCCAATCGAGATGGCAGAGAATAAAGAAAGGCCGGTGATTGAAGCCGCACGGTCTAGTCTcactaatatgactcaggctatcgtGAAGCTTGATATAactgggcactttgagctgaaaCATTACATGGTGCAACTGATTCAATCCACAGAGCTATTTGTGGGGTTGTCAATTGAAGATCCCCAAAGGCATATCCAAATTTTTTTTGGAGATTACGGATACATACAACtatccgaacgtctccaaggacGATGTCAGACTAACTTTGTTTCCCTTTTCTCTAATGGGGGAAGCAAAGGAATGGTTAAACAAAGAGCCCCCAAGCTCGATCTACACTTGGGATGATAATGACAtgaaaattcttaatcaagtttttttcactaagaagacaaaggcACTGGGTTTCAACAATGACATGGTGAGACTCTTCGTCAAGCTTGAGAAAGATACTAGAAACTCCTCAGAGACTGCCCACAACCTAccttaatgcaagtattagtagCTGCTTCTACGACCTGAACCTGTGACTTGTAGATCACACCAATACAACCTATAATAAAGGGAAAGATGTATACATATAATTGACCGTGCCATTCAAGAATATACAAACTCTAAATCCTAAATTCGACTCTTAACCAAAGGACAAAGAGACAATGGGACATACCTATAATAAAGGGGAAAGTTATCCATCCACCGTTCTTTCGACCAGAAGACGACTGCACTGCTACTTCATCAACATGACTTACTGAATTTTCCATAGTTAGCTACAAGTCAACTTGAGAGAAGAAACTATGTTTATTTCTACTTGCTATGAGTTCTTACGTTTTTTAATAGAAGGCAAAGTTTACCTTGACTTACACGCCATATTTTTACCAACCTTTTTAAAATGTTGCAAGAtgagtatatatattatttgGAGAATCTGGTTTAATCTGGCATCTGAATAACGTTGTCAGAGGCGCAGCCATGATTTCAAGCTTATAAATACTGAAGTCTAATTATTCTAAATTATTGGGTTGCCAAAATTTAAAGCTTATAGATACTGAAATCTAATTATTCTAAGTTATTGGGTTGCCGAACCCGTTCTCGGCACTCTAGCTCCGCTCCTGCTTCCAGTGATTCAGTTTCTGCTTCTCCCTATATGTGACTATGATAGGTGATATTATTTGTTTAAACGCAGTCCAAATAAACAAAAAGTTAGGCGTACCTAAAGTTAGAATAAATAAAAGGAGCTGAATGCGAAATACTATATAGAATATTAAAGTGTGTCTGTTTTCAATATTTTTGGAGGACTTAGCATTAAACTATAGAAAGATGAACATGAAGTCATCTCCTAAATACAGTTTACTGTAATATTTTTCCGAGACAATGATGAGAAAATACTATCAAGTTGGGTATTTTCCACCTCATCAATGTTTAGAAAATGCTGGTGCCGTAATACTAAAATGAGTCAATTAATACATAGAATAATCCTAGATAATTTAGTATCTTAAAGAAGTACCTTTTCAAGCAATGATGAGAAAATGtcaactctttttttcttatttttaatgaTTGTTGTATCCATAATCCAAGGCGATGACAAGACATAGGCTGGCCAAGATTTAAAGGTTGTGAGTATACTTTTGTATTCAACTAGAAGGGAAAATTGCCAAATATATCTCTctactttcatatattatttatatttaactTTCGTTATATTATCGGGCCAAATTTACTCTTACaatcagcaaacttttaaaaatacccgTTGATCAGTTAAGTAATTCAAAATTTCTcaaattccttttatttaaatcacttgttgttcttcttgatccactatttttgaaataattgacATTTACCTGCTTTCTGAATTAGAGAaaacaaataagagaaaaaaatattagataatacaactgaataaacaaagtatagtaaattaaaaaatataaattaggtagttttttaaaattctaaaagtatttacaacatTCAAATTTTAATGAATTTATTGAACCAAATGTATGAGACTTTGCAAGTACTAgtgattgaagttgaagttcctCGGAGGCTTTACATTGCCTaattcaactttgctttaattAAATGCTACACATTTtgcactcttaagttagtcgatcgaactctatactaactaggcaatgacaaaatatatttgaatatacatgAACATACATGATGATCTATGCAtataatacataataaatagaccCACTAAATTCTACGGTATGTAtatgattgaaaaataaataaaattttaaaccaatttTGTTTATTACAAAAAGAGAAATGGGTGCATtggtaataaaaaaaaattatgaataatTTGCATTGTCTAGTAACTTTAGCATTCACATTAatagtaatttttgaaattaaaataatggaccaagaagaacaacaggtgatttaaataaaaggaatttgggagattttggattacttaacagatcaaggggtatttttaaaagtttgttgattgtaggggtaaatttggcccgatagtataacAGAGGTTAAATGCAGACAATATATTAAAGTAGATGTGTATATTTGGCCTTTTCCCCAACTAAAATCTGTTTGGTATATGTCACTACTAGTAtatcactattttttttaaagCCATGTACATATGTTTACATGAAATTTTTGATGAACTTTTTGGGTGCCAGTGACCCTCTCTATACAACATAGGTCCGCCTCTAGATAGGATATACATTCAGAAAGGAGGAGTCCATTACTCAGATGGTCACACAACTATTCAAAATTATCCGGTAAACACAATTAGATTTCTCAAACTTTCGGTGGccgaaatacctattttaccctctaaattatcaacaTTTATCTCTTTTCTTGATTAACaggtgaaaaagaaaaacaatcaaCTTGGACCTTCTGATAATACAAAGTTCAACCACAACATGTCTCCTGTGTCCTGATTTCAATTCACTAAACCAGGTCTGACTCAAATTCATTCATTTACTTAACATGTTCAGTTGATCTACATTGACAATGCTTAGTGACAAATCTGCTAACTGATAATTTTGTTGCAAAAAAGACACCAATTTACACCTTTTGTTAGTAAGCATTCACTCATTTAAAGGATTCATCTCTTTCTTACGGTCACTCAATGGAGACGTTCGCCTTTGTTTGGAATGAAGATGGAATGAAAACATGGAAGCGGCTTCAATTAGTTTATCAGCCTAAGGCTTCGCTCTGTTACCTGTGTCATTCAGAACCCGCTGGCTCCAGGGGGGGGGGCAGCTCCAGAGGCGCTGGCGCCTGGCTTATCAATGCTTGTAAGTTGTAACTGAAGAAAGCTATATACCATGACAACTGTACATGCTTCTTCAATTATAACAATGATCATTTACTAGGCACATCATTTGGTTTGTTGTCCATATTTTTATACTTGTACAAGGAGGAAAACACAAGGTAATAAATGAAGTTTGCTGATCCTAAGACACAACAGAGCCAGAAAACATTATCCATTCTTCCATCGTTGATATTGTCTGGCAACCATCCTGATAGTCGTTGAACAAGATCAATCAACCCGTTACCTATATAGTACGCGATACCAATAAACAGCGCAACCATTGCAGTCGAGGTGCTCTTCAAAGATGCTGGAAATTCTTGGTAATAAAACCCCATATGTCCTGGAAAATGGAACCCTTCTCCAATTCCATTTAGAGCTAGCTGTGGCACGAGCCAaaagactgacattgaaacaaTGGCGCCATTTTGGCCTTGGAGATGGTGCGATCTAACGAGCCTCAGCCTCCTGGATTCCACCAGCGCGGAGACAGCCATGCTAACTATAGTCAGCGCATGGCCTATTCCAATGCGCTGAAGTGGGGTGATAGAAAAGTGGGTGTACTTAGCTAGAAAAGGGTAGAGTAGTCTATCAATGATTGCTATCATTATACAGGTAAATAACATTATGAAGACTAACATAGAACCAGCTGGGATCTCGAAATGAGGTCCCATATGTCGATCCATTTTGAGAGCTTGAAGAATTAGCAGACTTGATTGCATGACTAGTTGTGTGGATATAAGTAAACCACTAGCCCATAGAGGGAAAAGCttgatcaaacttttcaaatcttCCACTTGCTGCACTGTACATAGTCTCCAGGGGTTCCTAATCGAGCCGTCTGATTTGGTGTCTCCCTCAGTAATAAAAGCTGCATTATTCAAGAACCTGTACAACAGGACTTGATCAGCTAATCAATTTGACAAAGAGTCTAGATAAGCAGAACGATAACGAAAATGGAGGTATACTTGAAGAACTTTGTAGGAACCGGAGAGGTTGTGATTGTGGTTGTATCACTTGGATCATGGTAGTAGCTTTGAGTTTGTTCTGAAAGAGGGACTCTCCATTTCCTAATGGCAGCGACAATACAACGTGCTAAGTTGACGAAAGGGCTGCCTCCTTGTTCCTTAACATGGCGATAGAAACGTTTCCCAATGAGAAACATTGCCAGGCCAAGGATGTTAAAAGCCAAAGAGATACCAAAACCCCATGACCAACTAATATTGTCCTCCACATAAACAATGGCCGTGGTGCTTATAGCAAAGGACGTGTAAAAGGCGAATATGTACCAATCAAAGAAAATTGCTTGATGTTTTGGATTATCAAATTGATTAGCTCCCATGGGCGCAATTGTAAAACGCGTACCTGCAACCCCTAAAGAAGCTAGTCCCATAGCCACATATAATACTGCATACTGGTGTTTTGAGGGGCTTGTACAAAGACTGGATCCATCATCACATGCTGCAGGTCTTAATACATCAATTGCTGCTGTCAATAGTAGAAACAATATACCCTGCAAATGCCATCAAGAAATCAATATGTGGTTATTGGTCTTAATCTATGGTCAAACCTTTCTATAACCATctcgtttgttccgatatttttggctgctatacatatattataacataacataaaaatcggtTCCAAgaaaaacttggcttttatagtgaatgactgttatataTAGATGCTATTATAAAAAGTTCTGACTGTATTTTGAAGAACTGAAGATGAATCTATTGAAAGAGTTAGTTTATGTACCAGCGCGGAGATAAGAGAAGAAATCCAAATGACAGAAAAACAGCCAAGATAAGAGTCAGCAATGATTCCACCAAGAATTGG is drawn from Nicotiana tabacum cultivar K326 chromosome 9, ASM71507v2, whole genome shotgun sequence and contains these coding sequences:
- the LOC107796570 gene encoding uncharacterized protein LOC107796570, with the protein product MEKVYKVSGGDDLMEFYKREIGFSQPRKFSRRISASEAMVKRLDLYGKLTGHEGCVNTIDFNATGDVLVSGSDDRRVIQWDWATRTSKLSYPSGHMDNIFQAKFMPFTDDRKIVTASADGQVRLGLLLENGRVETKRVGKHQGRVHKLAVEPGSPYILYSCGEDGFVQHYDLRSNSSSKLLRCSSFAENNKHSSSIRLNGIVIDPRNPNYFAVGGSDEYARVYDIRMYQMDARTSSDRPINTFCPHHLIKTNDVHITALTYSNTSELLVSYNDELIYLFQKNMGLSPAPLSLQGEDLDKLEKPQVYSGHRNSQTVKGVSFFGPNDEYVLTGSDCGHIFIWKKKDAKLVRLMVGDRHIVNQLKPHPCIPVLATCGIEKTIKIWAPTSKDVTPLPPDVQEIMEANRRGREDHSRVTLTPDMIMHVLRLHRRQALAYIERRENSEDVDSDEDEEGGAFVLGFSDGEEGENSECSIS
- the LOC107796571 gene encoding protein NRT1/ PTR FAMILY 2.7-like, whose amino-acid sequence is MEKSKRDVDEAAMQSSSGRKNGGWITFPFIIATMAGLSLASGGWNSNLIVFLINEFNMKSIKAAKVYNVVNGCTTLFPILGGIIADSYLGCFSVIWISSLISALGILFLLLTAAIDVLRPAACDDGSSLCTSPSKHQYAVLYVAMGLASLGVAGTRFTIAPMGANQFDNPKHQAIFFDWYIFAFYTSFAISTTAIVYVEDNISWSWGFGISLAFNILGLAMFLIGKRFYRHVKEQGGSPFVNLARCIVAAIRKWRVPLSEQTQSYYHDPSDTTTITTSPVPTKFFKFLNNAAFITEGDTKSDGSIRNPWRLCTVQQVEDLKSLIKLFPLWASGLLISTQLVMQSSLLILQALKMDRHMGPHFEIPAGSMLVFIMLFTCIMIAIIDRLLYPFLAKYTHFSITPLQRIGIGHALTIVSMAVSALVESRRLRLVRSHHLQGQNGAIVSMSVFWLVPQLALNGIGEGFHFPGHMGFYYQEFPASLKSTSTAMVALFIGIAYYIGNGLIDLVQRLSGWLPDNINDGRMDNVFWLCCVLGSANFIYYLVFSSLYKYKNMDNKPNDVPSK